One region of Suncus etruscus isolate mSunEtr1 chromosome 5, mSunEtr1.pri.cur, whole genome shotgun sequence genomic DNA includes:
- the ERMN gene encoding ermin produces the protein MTDIPGTFSPAECNGDTSPESSQQTLTKINEETSDMDGSPPYYKVDPNPEDLHTEENQEEIENLQDNMHLNMSMEEKILEENPEENVFIVHKAITDLSLQEMGVDERPFREGPQWEKIPLTGSNQEINRQKERITEQHLEEGEDEDRKKIEDDQATEIEWLGFQKSHQIDIIRSKHDEEQEVWDEENDNDDDDGGGDDDEEEDIVREIEFKKKNEASSPFTVVDANENSPLSPRSPSVTPDEQPTFGKKSDIPRNSYSRYNTISYRKIRKGNTKQRIDEFESMMNL, from the exons ATGACGGATATTCCAGGGACATTCAGTCCAGCTGAATGTAATGGGgatacatcacctgaaagcagtCAACAAACACTAACTAAAATCAATGAAGAAACAAGTGACATGGATGGCAGCCCACCATACTACAAGGTAGACCCAAATCCAGAAGATTTACACACAGAGGAAAATCAGGAGGAAATTGAAAATTTACAAGACAATATGCATCTTAATATGTCCATGGAGGAGAAGATTCTAGAAG AAAATCCTGAAGAGAATGTCTTTATTGTTCATAAGGCCATCACAGATCTTTCTCTTCAAGAAATGGGTGTTGATGAAAGGCCTTTTAGAGAAG GGCCTCAGTGGGAGAAGATTCCTCTGACTGGCAGTAATCAGGAAATAAATAGACAAAAGGAAAGAATTACTGAACAACATCTAGAAGAGGGAGAAGATGAGGATAGGAAGAAGATAGAAGATGACCAGGCAACTGAAATTGAGTGGCTGGGATTTCAGAAATCTCATCAGATTGACATCATACGTTCTAAACATGATGAAGAGCAAGAGGTCTGGGATGAAGAAAATGACaacgatgatgatgatggtggtggtgatgatgatgaagaagaagatatAGTCCGAGAGATAGAAttcaagaaaaagaatgaagccAGTTCTCCTTTTACAGTAGTTGATGCAAATGAGAATTCCCCACTTAGCCCTCGTTCTCCATCCGTGACACCGGATGAGCAGCCTACTTTTGGGAAGAAAAGTGATATCCCCAGAAATTCTTATTCAAGATACAATACAATATCCTATCGAAAAATCCGGAAGGGGAATACAAAGCAAAGAATTGATGAGTTTGAGTCGATGATGAATTTATAA